Genomic segment of Benincasa hispida cultivar B227 chromosome 1, ASM972705v1, whole genome shotgun sequence:
TTTAGTGGACCACACATTAATACTAGTGGAccctattatttttttaaaaacatgttaACATGACACgcaataaaattttcatactcTCGTAATATAGAAAATTTCCAAATTCAAAGGAGCGGCTAGAGAAAACTTTTTAATTTAGTAAAATGCTAGATAATGAACTAACTTTAATTTAGTATCCTAATTTGTAACTAATGAGATGATATCCTCTAAAGAAGATCTTGATTTTTGGCCATATCTTTAAAGATTATGCTACTGCATTCAATCTAAATGGACCACAAAATATGTCCTATAATGTTACTCCTAAGAACATTTTTCATTTAGATGATAATGAATTCAATTCTAATTCATTCTCTCCTTGATTCAATAAGTGAatctaaaacataaaattaaatagaatcAAACTTGCATACTAACAATGACTTTAATTACTATAATTTGAACTCATTATTATTCATGATTTTTAATACAAGAAACATATAAAATTTAACCTAACTTGTTTCAAAGCCAAACACACATATGAAGGGCCAAAACAATGACATAGGAGCAATCATTACAGAACAGGCAAAACCTTATCaacattaatttttaacaagAAACAGCTGGGGTTTGCAAATAACAAGAAAAATACAGACCATTGATTTGAACAAAGGATTTTGGTTTGGCCTACAAGAATCCTTTGATTCAGCCTTTTGGCAATGGTGTGAACTATACATGTAGGTCACCCCCTTCCTTtaggttttcaattttttccctaaaaagAAATACAAGTCATCAATGGGACCAATTTGCCAGCACTATACCAACCAAGCTATTATTCTCACACACCTTTTCATTACAAGCCTAAAAAAGCTAcccattattattttgatttaaccCCTAATTAATTAAGCTTTGCTTTAGTGGTTAAATAATATGATTTAGGCCCAACCCACCTAAACCTGTCGCAATTAACAATAACATCACTAAGCTAAAGCTCATGCAGACCAACCCACCCTTTTTTACTAAGAATTAAAGTGATGTATAATTCAATGTACAAACATGATATGTATGGGTTAATTAAACAACAATGAGCCACTCTTTGTCTCGTATAACAATGGTATGATATATTCTACTTTTGAATCTACCTAAATCGATATGATCACTAATTTGCTTTAATTTGTTTTCATTCAATGCATCACATATCCATTGATTAGATATCATATTGTTCTTATTTATATACCATTGATCTAGCTATATAACAACACTTTTAAAAAACATGAATGGAAATTCATCTAGACAAATATCCAAACAAGATAGATATAATCTTCCTAACCAAATAAAGTTAAACAACAAGAAAGTAAATAAAGACAGGAATAAGAGAAACGAACACTagaattataatagtttgtatccAACTCAGGACTATGTCCATCTTATGGTAACTGACAATTCTAAtatgatatgaaaattaaaattaaaccctTCTCTCATAGATGCAACAACAAAAATTGTGGCTACTTTGACTTCTAAGCAATACTACAACATGGCCACTCAAGATGGGTACACAAaataactcatcatcaaaccTAATCAATTACAACACGTTTTTGTTTTTCTCATGCGGAAAAAGCCCTACAAGGATACAATGTTTTTATAAAAGGTTGATGTGACATTTACTTGTACTACAAACTTTATAATACCCATAGCCCTAAATCTAAAGCTCTAAATTTTAGGGTTCGTTTTACATATTTATCGAAAAATTTCATTCGTAAATATTATAGCACTTGCATCGTTAAGTGCACCCATCAAATATTGAAAATGTGATTTAGAATGGGATAACGTCTCAATGTTACCAACTTTGTAAGGCTCTTTCATGATGCTCTTCCTCATGTTCATTGACTATAAACTTTGTAAGGTTCCAAAAACTTAACACATTAGCTAGGTTATAATTCTCGACTAATAGTTTGTCTAATTTGCTCAAAGCCACTGAGacaccaactaattaattaatttgtatgTTTTTCCGCTTGTTTATTATCTTTCACAAactaagtaaataaaaaaagaattttgaaagTACTGATTAGTGGGGTTACATATATAATGGACTctgaatttcaaaaaataataaataaaaaaataactaacttaCGTTGAGGTGGAGACTagcttccttttttttcctttcaaatgtCTATATAGTAGCATTAACAAGATATTAATTTAATctccgtttggtaatcatttgattttttgtttttgttttttaacattaagcttatttcatctacatttcttacaatgatttgcatctttcttaagtacaacaGTTGAATTCTTAtccaaatcttaaaaaaaaaaaaaaaaaaaaaaaatcaaagctattttttagttctcaaattttggtttggtttttttaacTATTGGTGAAGAGTaggtaataaaaaaagaaatttggatgtaGAACTCGTGttcatagatttaattttaaaaaaataataaaaaagtaaaatgattaccaaatgggaCTTTAGTGTTTATATTGATAGATCAATTTGTAATTaagtatttttgttattattattttgatttatttgttgtaCAGTTACAATTGAAACAGAACATGTTGTGGTTTAAAATGATTGATTTGTCTGATTAAACCTACTCAAACCAATGACATCCAAccaacttaattaattaatttaattatcaaattgtTTAGACAAAAACCACTGTGTGGGTTTATGTTTCCTATTTATTAGCTGAGGGGTTATTAGAACTAACCTACTGATGATGGAATGTGTGATCTCCTGTGTGTATATGTTTAACATAATATGTTATTTGTGTGTATATAttatctttgtttaaaattaaagtgTAGCAAAAGTTTGATCATGGCTGGctcaagatatatatatatagttgtaGGATTCACAGAGAGATATCTTTAAGACCCATTTTAAATCCAAAGAAGTCTACTAATGGAAATTATTGGTTTGATGTAATGCATAAGCATACTATTTTGTTTCGATGAAGGTATTAAACACaagaaatatgattttaaagaTCAATCTAGACATAGTTTAGtggataaaatattattatcattataagTGTGACTTCTATTATGTAATTGTTGAATTTGATGGAAAAGTAGTATACCCTAAAAGATTAAAGTCGAGGGTGATAAAAGAATAATTCTCATACATATGATACTTTTTAATTAACAttctaatatttaaattatgatacATCTACTATTACTTTGAATTGTAAAATTCTTCTCTAGCCTTTCTCAAGgtgcttttctttttcctctcaatAAAGGGTGGCACCATCCATCCTTCTAGTTTTCTTTTAATGCTATGAACTATGTCTCCTCTACTTTTTGTTGTAACCCTTTAGTTTatgttttaattgatttttcttgctttctatgAGCTTTTCTCTAACTCCCTTCTTGTACTTCATCCTTTGAAGTAATGATATTCTTTTTCTTGGTTTGGGACATGATGAGAGTGTTATAGATGTGTTTACTGTGTTGAGATGTCCGGATGCACCTACTGATTCATCTTCTCTATtagtttcttattaaaaaaaaaaatttcaacctCATAATTTCATTTAAAGATAGCCTCTAAATTTGGTACCGTTTGGAATTTCAACCAAAAACCAGAAGTTAATAAGCTCCAATTGTACCATCTCTAATAGTACACTCTCTCAATTTTAAAGCCTAGCTAGTTCAATGGTAAATTTTTTCCCCTACATCTACGACCCATAGTATAACTAACATGCATTAATATCATACTTTCATAAAGAAAGAAGATATCTAATAAATGTAGCCATTAGATCCACGTCAATTTAAATATAGTTGAGTAGAAAAGATGCATTATGTTGAACCAAAATTATCAATCTAAGCTTTTTTCTTCGCTTAAGTATGTTCAACAGTTGGTAGGAGATCGAAccaattgaaatttggaatgacaGTTTGTGTCTTTCCTATTCAACTATGTTCAAATTGACGTCCATCTAAAGTATGAAGTGCTTAGACATTGCTTCTTGATTATAAGTGATAGATTTGAATCCTCATTTCTCATCTCTAttctaatatttaaaaaataaacactttaagAAATTAATGGTAGGATATTAATTGgcgaaaaggaaaattattgtCAACAGTACATCATAAATTGATCAAATTACTAATAATTAACAACAAACCATTAAACTTGCTGGAGTCGAATTTTGATTACTTATTTATACATCTTTCGtaatgaatatatattattacaaataattatattatccaTAACCAtgttaaattattcattttacTTTACTAATCATGATTGTTTTGTCACGTTTATTGAATTATATtccaaataaaacaaaccccACTAATTACtcttgaataaaaaataataacgcACTAATTGACATTGAAAAGCTAATTCAAGCATAGTTATTGTCTTATTTGAGTTCAATCTCTCACATAAAATTGTTGTACTGAAAAAACAATTTCCAATACATTTgtcaaatactttttttatttatttattttttacaaagagAAGATTAGAAGATATATTGAAACATCTCAACTaggtaaaattaaaaatttgaaattcttAAATTAAAGTACGTCTTCAAGTAGTATGTGGAGTTACATGTATAAATTATATCTATATCCATTTTGTTTCAACGAGAACCCTATCTTAAAAGATGAAACTGTCCAAAATAAAGTGGATATTTATTTGGTTGAGATATTTAGTTGCACCTCCCGATCCCTCTCatatttcttattaaaaaaactaaaatgaattaATAGCATGTACTATCTCCCTTAAATTTTGATAATTCAAATCTCCTACcccattcttttttcttttttctttttttcttttttttttttgaaatctaACTTTCTGCTCATTCATTCAAGCCAAAATTTTCCaagaaaaaataacataaaattagAGAGAAACCTTCCATaagtaaaaaaggaaaaaaatgacaaCTGCATAGCATTTTTGAACAGTGAATAGACCACCCAACTAGACATCTTATCAAccacaacaacaaaaaaagaagGCCCAAATCACATAAATAtcaatctctctctctatatatataacacTTCACATTCATAGGGATCATatcatcatatatatatatatatataaattattaaacaaGCCAACATTAGGGTTTCAAAGTTTCTTAATTGTGTTCTTGGTGTGCCATTTTATCTCCTCTTGGTGTAGAAAAGCTGAAAAGATCAGATCCAGCCACAAAGGCAATATCATGAGTAGAGGTGGAAGCTATGGTGGTGGAAGAAGCTCCTTAGGCTATCTTTTTGGTAAGGATGATCAACCTAGAAAGCCTCAAGTTTCCAAAGTTGTTCTTCCACCTCCTTATGGAATTGATCTCAACCCTGatgataataacaataataatccTTCTCCCTCTCCAAAACAACTTGTTTCCAACAATTATCCTCGAGCTCATGGCCAAAACTCCGGCAACTTCATAACGGTAACCGTTCTTCAATCGACTTGATTTTAAATCTGGATTATATGGATTTCAAAtgaattttgtcattaattaCTCTTAGCgttgtaaattttatattataaaaccTTTTGAATTTCTAAGATGAAATATATGATTTAAAACCATTTCTTAAACTTTTGAACCAGGATCGTCCATCAACCAAGGTGAAATCTGCTCCAGGTGGTGATTCGTCACTAGGGTATCTGTTTGGAGATAAGTGAAATATATGAATGGCTATGTAGATCTTCTGATTTACTCTCTCTAGCTGACTATATTGGAAAGGAAATTATAAAGGGTATGCTTTAGTATGGGtggttttcctaaataaatgtgtGCAATTATTATGTGTAGTATTTGAAGGAACATAGCTTGAGAATTTGTGTAGCCTCTATAAGTGTATAGTTTGATGTAGTTTGTATTTGTGTTATATAGTGATCTATTTGTTCAACCAATCTGATGCTTCAACTATCTATGTATTGAATAGCATCATGATGATTGTAGTTTTATTATGTCTATTGTCAAAATGTGAGGACCAATACATGAAATTGcacttttttatttgatttgggtGTTTCAATTCATTGTGTTTGTGGTTGCTTTAAAAGGAGTTGAATGATATTAGCTATATATATTACCAAAATTCTAtgttttgcctttttttttctttgttttgtttaatgCAATTTGTAAAGAAAATGGTAAGACATTTAGCTGCACCCTGTTATATACTATGCAAAGCCTTATAACAAGGCAGCTAAGATAATTGAAGAGGGAATCTAAAAGGAGTATACATTGATTTTCTAGTTAGTTTTTCTCTTCTTACATATGTTTTAAAAGATTTagattacatatatatatactccATGTTTTGCTATTTCTCTACATATAAAAGTTATGAGTTTAGAATGTTTTTGCATGATAGATTTTGTTTGACCTGTTGTGGGTTATCTCTGAGAAAATGGTTTGGATATTAGTTCATAAATGTGATTGAAACATTGACCCTtaataattttaacatataagaGTAATTTGTGTAGTTTAAGATTGAGCAATTTAGATTTGGATGTATGTGGACCGGGGAGTGATGAGGACGCTATGGATGTGTCAACGAAGTTAAGATATCAATGTGCGTCTACCGATCTCTCAACCTTTAATACTTTTAGGGAAAAAATGTGTGTACCATGCATAGATTTAAATTGGAGTAATTAAAAGATTGATAATGCATATTTCAAAATCTTGATTTTgtgtttagtttattggtttagatttatataagagttatactattATGTGCTTGAATGTTGATTTTAATTAGAAGCTTTGAGATTAAGCAAACTTCCATGTTGAGCATGGGCTTGACTtcctaattatatatatatgaactcgcatataaagaaaaaaaaaaggcaatctTTTCCTGCAATGCATTAAAGATGTTGAGTATAATGTTTCTTTAATTTAGTGAAGAATATATATAGGCAGCTCCTTTAGTTGACATTGTATGGTGTTATGTGAACAACAGACATTATTCTAATTATAATTCTATTGGCTTAGCATGTaagaattttaaataatattgaaGATTCTCTCATTATGTAGTTAGATGTATATATGATAgtgtcaatatatatatattaagataGTTCTAACCTTCCATATTTTATGGCATGTGAGGTGGGAAAATCAAACCTCTAACGTCGAAATTGATAGTATAAATACTatgtcaattgaactatgttTATTTTGAGATGGATAATGTTGTCCGGCTCCTTTTGAGAAGCCTGTAATGTTTAAAGTTTAGTGATTCCATTATTTAACATGGGTTTGATTGTAAAATTAGAgctaaattacaagtttaattttcaaacattGATATTTGTATTCATTTCATCTTCAAACTTTTGAAATTGTCTAATAgttcattaaacacttaaatTTGTACTTAataaatacttaaactttaaaatatctaaaagactgaatttttaattttgtgtctaataagtcTTCTAccatattctaaattttggaaaattaatgatatacaatatatataatttgaactttatgtaaaaTGAAGCAAACTTTCAAGGGTGTGTCTAGTAAAGTCGAaaactttaaattattaaataggTCAAAAGACCtattagagaaaaaatagaaaattctaGAATCTATATATTGGACACAATTAAAAGTTCACAAACGTGTTAGACATTTTTAAGAACTTAGATACAAAATAAATGTatacaaacttcaaaatttggtGGTGAAATTTGtcatttaaactaaaataattagttaatgaaacaTATATATCAAGAATATTGAAGTATGATTTTAACTACAACTATGGCCATGTTTACTCCAATGTAGTAAATCAATGGTAATCTAAAAAGTTGGACACATTTAATTACGTTTCGTTGGAGAGTTTGTTTCTACAGTATGTTTGGCTGATTTTACTACGAGCAAAATTTGAATAGTTTGATTTTATAACATGTTCCATGTCCTGTTGATTCTGCCTAGAGATTGATTTCTTAAATGGCTACATATTTGCTTGGTGATTTCTTGTTCTCTGTGTCATTTCTTGTAAAAAATGCTAGGATTTGTCAGGGACATTGTAACGTGACAGATAGAAAATTCTGTAGAATATTTTTCCTTATCTAATAAGATGTTTATGCAGATTTTGTGGCCTtctgtatttttttcttatagAGATGATTTGTTCCTTCCTTGAAGATCTTTCCAAACTTAATTGTATAtatagatgtgtataagagacagaaccACAAGTGTGTCACCTTAGGATTGTGGAAGTTTGTTGTTGTAGATCTTGAGGTATTATTATAGATCATCCTGCAGTGCGATCCATTACTTGAGAAGGAATTCTCAAACTTAAGAGGAGCCTAAGTTCTTCAAGTGGGGTGATATTCatttgaaagtggaaaaatagaagttgagagagagtctcacaCTTAAGGGGGAGCTTAAGTGATTGTTTACTAACATTTTATACTTAGGGGGAGTCTAAATACGTGAAAGATGAGAGGATATCTCACACTTAGGAGGAACCTAAGTTTCATTGACAGGGTGTCTCACACTTAAGAGGAGCCTAAGTGATCATTCAAGAAATTAAACTATTCATGTGTCATTGTAATCATCGTATCTTTACAGTGTCATAATTGCTTTACATTATATTAGTGTGAAAATATCTTTTCATGGGCACACTGTCCCTTAAATGTAGGTGGTATTTCACCAATCTGAGTTACCAAACCTTGTGTTctgttttatttttagttttctacGTTTATTCTTGATGTTTTAGGAATTGTTGTAACATCGTGTGAAACAAGTTATATTGTGTGTTAGATAATTTTTGTTTCACATTTGATGTTGTTTACTTTATGTTTCATACATGTACCGATAGTTGAGGCccacttccaaatctataatcAAAACACGTAAAGTGATTGACAAGTGGTATATGCTCAAGCTAATTGTGTTTGAAAATTATACTAATTTGTTATCATTACCATTATTCTTACTTTTACAGCATGAGAACTATGAATTTGTCTCATTTATTATCACAATTATTGTTACATTACCATTATCGTTATCATTTGACCCTAAATAGTAAtggtaacaataaatgtgacagattcataattttaagtaaatgtaatcaaaagcaattcacttacgTTTGTGATTTTAGTCCATTATAATTTATCAATCCACGAAATCTCATCACGATTACACCAATTTTTAGAGATGAATAAATGTGACATAAGTTTAATATAGGACTCGTTGTCGGTGAATGAAATGGGATAGAAAAACTGTTCATAGGGTCGTGTATAAAgtttattattgaatatattaaaaataataataataggagACTCAATAACTCAAtaacttaaaaataataataatagaattcCAAAATTGTAGTAATGATTATTATATTTAGCAAAGTGGTGAATTGACAACTGAAGTACTCTATTTGTCTTCTTTAATTTCTTGATAACTTACATACGACAcacatttcaaaaataaaaaaagagcaGCATtcacatttttaaaattcatatgCAAATGACAAATGGCTTATAAGTCTACGCCTTAAAACCCATAATAAAATTTAggataaattacaaatttaatcattcAACTTTTGAGATGATTATCTATttcgttttttaatttttaaatttatgaatttagtctataaatttttatattacttTTAAATATGCATAGATCTATTAGATACAACATTTATATATCTAATAGGTcgtcaattaatttttaaaaaatattgaatttttcaccaattttattagacataaaattaaaagttaagagGATTATTTGATAGATTAACTTACattgtttttcaaaataaagattTTTAACTTTTCTCAAACTTTTTGATTATATtctctttttcctctttctgttctttttcttcttccttcgaTAATGTGCGATGGTTGGTGTGACTGTAAATACGAAATGTCAAACAAATTGATTTTGTTGTGTCATGAAATGATCACCGCCTTGAAAGTAATTATGTGACTATCTTATTGGTGCTAATCATCTAAGTCGATTGTTCCTCAAGGTTAACAAAAACATTAGGCACTGGTTGGAATTGAGCtggaatgaataaaaaaaaaaaaaaaaaaaactttacttaGGGAGAATCAGAGAGATAGAAAATGGAGAGAagaaaaattcatatttttacCAAATTTAATAACtggatttatatatatatggcaTTCATTATATTGGTAACAGTAAAAAAGTTTTGTAATGATCAAATGGTTTCAAAACATTGAATTTGTAACGGtcaaatagttttaaaacattAGATTTATATCGTTATAATATTTTTCAGATCTTTTAACGTTAAACAggtcacaaaattaaaaaatcccCATGTGGAACAAAAGCAAAAGATATATGTTGATACAGATCATTCCCAATAACGActggaaacaaaaaaaatttcacacATCAAACAAATTAAGCTTAGAAGCTAAGAACAAAAAAGTGAGCAGAAGGTACCAGAACCAGAAAATGAGGAAGAATCAGAACAAGAACTAAAAATGTGAGCTAGAACGAGAGCGTgtgcaagaaaaaaaattgaaaaaagactTTGTAGCACCAATAAAATGTTAGAAAGTATTGTTTTGAAAAGACAGtcaaaattcatattttgaaaaaaaaacaaaaattaaggtAATAAACATAGAAAATTTCGAATTTTAAAGATTTATAGacattttctaaatttcaataatcaaataaatataaatttcaaagtttaaaaaaactaaaatttgtaatttaccTTAAATTTTAATGTGAATATACTAAGCAGTAGTATACAATAAATCTGTGGTTCGAACCCTTACCAacgtttttctaaatttttgtgCACATACACACGAATAAAATATTAAGGTCATTATTACAAATGTTATTACACATACacaagaataaaatattaagGTCATTATTACAAATGTTATTACACATACacaagaataaaatattaagGTCATTATTACAAATGTTTGTGAGGGTATGTAGAGGAGAGACATGAGCTTTTGAGCAGTCagaaagtgtttttttttgcaaaagagAGATGAAACTCAACCTTCTGCGCAGTATGCAAGTAAAGAGCCAACAAGATATGTCCCATTGCCATTAACAAACaattctttgttttcttttcatttgttCACAACTGATTCATGTTTTATACTCATTTttgcaatatatttttttacattagtgtgatatataatatctaCTCCTAATTTGCTTTTAGTTTCACACCATTAATAGAATATATGACAGAAGAAGTTGGTCAATACTTAGTCTGTATAGATATTTTGTTGCCATGGGAAACTTCAAGCACTCCTCTAACACACTCTTCTAGTTCACACACGTCATTGAGTTAATTGCAAAAGTGTATTAGCATCGATGTGGTGTTGAGCCATTTACATTATGTTGGGAATGACTAATCAATTAGTCATTTGCTAGAATGACTTGTCATAAAATTAGTCAAAGACTTCTAAatgtattttcatatttaatttaaatttaaaaggtTTTTTTGCATTTAATTGAGATATGAAATGATTTCCTATTTAATTTCGACATGAaatgtttttgtatttaattaagatcTGAAATCTTTTCtgcatttaatttagaaaaatgtttttattggatttttataaaaagaaaaaattatttttttagtcggtgagatttgagtttgacaTGATATTTCTCTCTactaaaatgatttaattatgagCAAAGTTTTCATCGATTTCAATCCTTCTTCGACAAGTGCACGTTTGAGAAAGGTGTTATGTTAATCTTGGGGAGCAACCGGCTTCTGGCGATTTAGCATCGAGGTCGCACCGATTTTGCTTTCAAGGAAATGGATCTTCCACGGCATAACGATGATTGAGAATCGGAATTGATGAAG
This window contains:
- the LOC120074084 gene encoding protein SPIRAL1-like 5: MSRGGSYGGGRSSLGYLFGKDDQPRKPQVSKVVLPPPYGIDLNPDDNNNNNPSPSPKQLVSNNYPRAHGQNSGNFITDRPSTKVKSAPGGDSSLGYLFGDK